AGGGGGTTCGATGGGGCCATAGAAACTGCTAGACTGCAATTTAAGAACTTGCAACATAGGCAATTTCTCCAACTAGGAAGGGTAAGTATCAAATATCTCGTTCTTCCCAAGGTCTAGAATCTCTAGTGTTGTGCAATTAGCCAATGACTTGGGCACTTGGCCTTCTAATTTGTTTACACCGAGATTGAGCATCTTCAGGCTGCAGCTTGCACTTGTAAAATGTGGAGGTATTAATCCATGAAAACTATTCTCTTTTAGATTCAATACTGAGAGGGTGCCAATGTTGCCTAGACATTCCGGAATTGAACCGCTCAAGTTGTTGTAAGAGGCAACAAAGATTTTTAGACTATTCAATTTACATATCGATTCCTCCGGAATTGTACCGCTCAAGTTGTTGTGAGAAAgatccaaaaaagaaagagtccCCTTCCATATCCAACTAGGTACATGTCCCTGGATTTGGTTGTTTGAAAGGTCTAAACTCTGCAATTTATCTTGAGTTCTCAAGAAATTTGGGAATTCTTTTATGTGGCAAGATCCCATGTACAACCCTTGAAGCTGGGGAAGAGTAGAACTGGTATTGTTGCCAGCTTCAAGTGACAATAGGTTGTTTGAAAGATCAAGAATCTTAAGGTTCTTAAGGTTCCCAAACATGTCCAAGTTCACGATGCCACTAAAATTGTTGGATCCCAGAGAGAGGTATTCAAGTCTTGAGAGCTGATGAGAAATTGATTTAAACATAGGGACTGAACCATTAAATTTGTTGAAGGAGAGGTCCAAAATGGCTAGCTGGGTAAGGTTTGCTAAAGAAGATGGAAATGAACCTGTGAAATTGTTTCTTGAAAGGTCTAACTCAGTTAGTTGGGTAAGGTTTGCTGAAGAAGATGGAAATGAACCTGTGAAAGTGTTCCATGAAAGGTCCAACTCAGTTAGTTGGGTAAGGTTTGCTAAAGAAGATGGAAATGAACCTGTGAAAGTGTCAAAGCGATCGGTTTCCGCCGATAGAAAACCTAAGAGTTCATAGTGCTTCAATCGGGCTTTCTTTATATTTAAATCCTAGAGAAGAATTACATAGCAGATAACAACAAAGAACTAGTGCTGCGGAGAATTAGTCATAGTGATGCGGTGATCAGATTCTCAAAGGCCGATGGCGATGCAAGTTTATGCAGTGGCGATGATTAAGGAAAATCTTAAGATCTAGGTTTCGAGGGGGGTTTCCTTGGCTGATCCTACCTTCGCAAGGGGGGATCACCCATCGGATTCTCAAAGGCCGACGATTCCCAGTGGTGTTGTGGCCCGTTCTTTTGCGTTTGTGGTTACTTCCGCCGCCCCTTTGGCTTCTTCTTCGATTGATGTGAAAGGTCCATCGATCCATATGGGAACTCCGGCGGTGTTCTTTTCTGAGGCTAAAATTGCGATCTCTGTGAAACCGTTTCAGACGACGTTGGTGGCGAAGTGTTCTTACGGGAGGCCGTCTCTCTTTGACGTGAAGCGTTCTCTGCAAgcctctttccatctctcaGCGGATGTCCTAGTTTCTTCATTGGCCTCCAGGCATCTGCTCTTGCTCTTCGTAAAGCATTCAGATTTCGTCAGAGTTTGGTTGAAAGAATAGATGGTTATCAAAGGTTTCCCGTTTAGGTTCTTTAAGTGGACGAGGTTCTTTAAGCCTGGTTTGGAGTCACCGATTGTGCCGGTCTGGGTCTCCTTCCCCAACCTGCCGGTCAGTCTGTTTCACGGGAATTTCTTTCGCTCAGTAGCTGGCGTGGTTGGAAAGGTCTTGAGGGTGGATGGAGCGACTTCTGGGTACACAAGAACAGTGGTTGCGAGGGCTTGCGTAGAGGTTGATCTTCTTTTCGATCTTCCCGACCGGATTTGGATTGGGTGCAGATCTTCTGGTCTTTTTCAGAAAGTGGTGTTTGAGCGATTACCCTCCTTCTGTGTGGAATGCTGCAAGTTGGGGCATGTGAGGGAGAATTGTCGTAAAAGGCCTGGTGTAGACACGGTTTTGCCCAAGAAATCTGAAGCTAAAGGGAAGGATTTGCCTTGTAACCCCGTGAATGATGGAGAAGCTTTAAGCTGTGAGGGTGGTGTGAATGTTTTTGACGATCCTGGGGAGGAGGTGGTTACTCCTTGTGTCAACAAAGGAAAAGAACCCTAGACAATGGCGTGGAGAAATCAGTAGGGATGGCGATGGTGCAGGTCGGCGCTAAAGAGGTTAATTCTGAGAAGGAAAGGGAGGCACATGTTGTAGAGGCAGTTGTAAATTCTTCAGACTTTTCAAACTTAAGGGAGGAAAATCAAGAATTTAATAGTCATGCTGTAACTAGTATCTCTCACTCACTTTCCCGGAAGGCTACGTTGGAAAAGTCTGGCGATTCAATGAGCAGTGGAAATGAGTTTAGTGATGACATGGAGCTAGGGTAGAAGGAGTTGAACCAAGTATTTCCAAACCAATCTCAAGCAGTGGGCCCGGTTTGTTCAACGAGTTTAGCATCTCAAGAGGAGGATCGTTTAGAAGTGGTTCTTTCACCAACTTCTGTCACAAGCTACGATAATGGTAGAACTGCAGTTGTGGTTCACGCTACGATTGAGCAAGATGATGAAGCAGGGGGTGAAGCTCCTTTTACAAAAGTGTCGCGACACCGGCAAGTTTGGGTTCGGAATGTGGAGCAGGCGATTATCCCTGGATCACGCCATCGACATCGCCAAATTGAAGTTGGTTTGGTCATGGAAACCATAAAAAACTCTCATAGCGAGGTTGAAAAGGAGTTAGGAGTGGGGTTGCAAAAAAGTTCATCTCCCTTTTCACCAGAGGAGGAGGCTCTTTTGGGCCGTGTGGCTTTTGATCGGCCTGGTGTTTATGCTGAGATCCCCCGTCGATCGAATAGGATAAGAACCCCCTCGGTGCGGCTCACAGATCCCCGTagttttattatttctcttggcTGATCGAGTGGCATGTTGCCCTCACCAATATGTTTTTTAGGACTCAATCAGTTGGGTAAGGTTTGTTAGGGAAGGTGAGACTGATCTAGAGAAACTGCAAGCCGAAAGTCGTAATTTCCTCAAAAACTGAAGATTTCCAATAGAATCAGGCAACTGACCAGTGAGGAGAGAATTGTTCGACACATCAAGGATCTGAAGATTGGGTAGCTGGAAAACACCGCTAGGGAACTCCCCATACAATCCACAAGATCTTAGACTAAGAATTTTCAAATGAGAGAAATTTGCCAAGAACTTTGGTACTTCAACGGAAATATTGTTTTCATCAAGTCGGAGATCGGAGAGCAAGACAAGCTGCGAGAGAGAAGAGTGAATGGGACTTGAAAGACAACAGTTAGACAAGCTCAACACACGGAGGTTGGGAAGTGCCTCCGCCAGGACTTGAGACCAATCGCTTCCTTGTGTAGAGAGGTCTACTTCATCAAGGTATAGTTCCACGAGAGAATTCAGATTCTGAATCAATACCTTAAGGTTTGGTGTTTCCAGTTTTATGCGGATTTGGTCTATTAAATCTGGATTTGGACCACAAAAACCTTTTTGGATGAAGAGATCAAGAGAAACCAACCTTGTTAGGCGTGAGAATTCCCAGGGTATTTGGCCGTAGAAACACGTATTGGAGAGGTTGAGATGGGTCAAGCTTGAAAGCCGATCAAAACCAGATGGGATTGGAGCGAGCCTGAAGTCACTGTAAGCAAGATTGAGCTGTTGGAGATGATGGAGGCCAAAGAGGCTGCTGTCGGAATCGATACCTCCGTAGTTGAAACTCAAGTCGAGACCGATCACGTAACCAGTGGTCATGTTGCATGTGACGCCTacccatgagcaacaatctgtttCTGGTTTCCATAAACTGACATGATTGGTATTATTAATAAAGGAGTCTTGCTGCAATTGCAAGAGAGCAGATTTCTGGCTATCTAGGCAAATATGGCGCTCCATCAAGAGGGTTGCTTGGGTTTGAGTCAAATgcaataggaagaagaagaagaagcagaagaggagaagatgaaCCACGGGGAGATTTCCCATATTAAGTCTTGGGAtataacaaacaaaaatatGTATGAGAAAAGAACAAGCTTAAAAGGATGGGTAAGGAAAAATGGAGATTAATTCTCCTATTTATATATCTTCATAGATTATACCTTTTGTTCAACAGAACTCTATGTTGACTGACTAATCACAAACTTGGGTTCAAATTCGATCGGTTATGGAAATAACAGAGCAGGAAATGTGGAGGTTCCCTCAACACTCAATATTGACTGACTAATCACAAACTTGAGTCAAATTCAATCTTTCATTCATGGAAATATATAGATTATTTGAAAGTTTAAAATCGACTAGTTTGTTCTTTCCTTGTGGAACACCTTTcatttttgggtaatttacacataccacccctgaggtttgacgaaagtataattttaccccctagttttggataattctgtgtatcccctgaggtttacaaacgttaacaaatacacccattccatcagttcatgactaacaaataacaatgttaaaaatatgatgtgaactgac
The sequence above is a segment of the Telopea speciosissima isolate NSW1024214 ecotype Mountain lineage chromosome 7, Tspe_v1, whole genome shotgun sequence genome. Coding sequences within it:
- the LOC122668502 gene encoding receptor-like protein 48; the encoded protein is MFGNLKNLKILDLSNNLLSLEAGNNTSSTLPQLQGLYMGSCHIKEFPNFLRTQDKLQSLDLSNNQIQGHVPSWIWKGTLSFLDLSHNNLSGTIPEESICKLNSLKIFVASYNNLSGSIPECLGNIGTLSVLNLKENSFHGLIPPHFTSASCSLKMLNLGVNKLEGQVPKSLANCTTLEILDLGKNEIFDTYPS
- the LOC122668503 gene encoding uncharacterized protein LOC122668503 codes for the protein MVIKGFPFRFFKWTRFFKPGLESPIVPVWVSFPNLPVSLFHGNFFRSVAGVVGKVLRVDGATSGYTRTVVARACVEVDLLFDLPDRIWIGCRSSGLFQKVVFERLPSFCVECCKLGHVRENCRKRPGVDTVLPKKSEAKGKDLPCNPVNDGEALSCEGGVNVFDDPGEEVVTPCVNKGKEP